The Nitrospirota bacterium genome has a segment encoding these proteins:
- a CDS encoding macro domain-containing protein: MKVIAEYTINGRILRLVQGDLTERDVDAIVNAANTYLQHGGGVAGAIVKKGGQVIQEESDQIGYVQVGSAAITSSGRLPAKYVIHAVGPRMGEGDEDKKLQSAVLSSLLLAGEKDLRSISIPAISSGIFGFPKDRCAKVLITTAVGYLREHSESSLEVIEFCIYDDVTMGYFREELKKIG, translated from the coding sequence ATGAAAGTAATTGCCGAGTATACAATCAACGGCAGGATATTGCGTCTTGTTCAGGGGGATCTCACCGAACGCGATGTCGATGCGATTGTAAACGCTGCCAATACCTACCTGCAGCATGGCGGTGGAGTGGCAGGCGCAATTGTCAAAAAAGGGGGACAGGTTATTCAGGAAGAGAGCGATCAAATCGGCTATGTTCAGGTCGGCAGTGCTGCAATCACTTCTTCGGGCAGACTTCCAGCAAAATACGTTATACACGCCGTCGGACCACGAATGGGGGAAGGAGATGAGGACAAAAAATTGCAGAGCGCTGTTCTCAGCAGTCTGCTCCTCGCTGGTGAGAAGGATCTGAGGAGCATATCAATTCCTGCGATAAGCTCCGGTATCTTCGGGTTTCCGAAGGACAGATGTGCGAAGGTTCTGATTACGACGGCTGTCGGCTATCTCAGGGAACATTCGGAAAGCAGCCTCGAAGTGATCGAATTCTGCATTTATGATGACGTTACTATGGGATATTTCAGAGAGGAATTGAAAAAAATCGGCTAA
- a CDS encoding NAD(P)/FAD-dependent oxidoreductase, with translation MHDVLVIGAGPVGSYTAFLLAKEGLDVAILEKKSVIGQDVNCTGIVSEACLRKLDLEEDVVLRAICSIRAIAPSGDYLRYHSAVPIAYVVDRSLFDREINKMAVTQGAITCVDTAVNSIHITDSAFITKTTSEGVHREFRAKAGVIATGFELHSLPLTFRRPASFLFGAQADVIMSDLDDVEVYFGEGIAPGSFGWVVPTNSKSAKVGIIVKKNPVELINKFMETPFIRNRLNTRKRVKCSPVPITRIPKSYGERLVIVGEAAGQVKATTGGGIYFGLLGAEIAVQTIMKAFRCGDYGETIFAEYEKAWRKRLEPELKAGKVIRNIFSRLSDHHINLLIDLAKKDGILPVIQNTHFDWHKDIVNYLIRHLINAKLFGKKEVHS, from the coding sequence GTGCATGACGTACTCGTAATCGGAGCCGGACCTGTCGGGAGTTATACGGCGTTTCTTCTTGCAAAGGAAGGTCTTGATGTTGCCATATTAGAAAAAAAATCAGTGATAGGACAGGATGTGAACTGTACAGGCATTGTGAGCGAAGCATGCCTCAGGAAACTAGATCTGGAGGAAGATGTCGTTTTGCGTGCTATTTGCTCCATAAGGGCTATTGCTCCGTCAGGGGATTACCTGAGATATCATTCGGCCGTTCCCATTGCCTATGTTGTTGACAGGAGTCTCTTCGACAGAGAAATAAACAAAATGGCGGTTACACAGGGTGCAATAACCTGTGTTGACACAGCGGTAAACTCAATACATATTACGGACAGCGCCTTTATCACAAAGACGACCTCTGAAGGGGTGCATCGGGAATTCAGGGCAAAGGCAGGGGTGATAGCGACCGGATTTGAATTGCATTCCCTTCCTCTTACATTCAGGAGACCGGCAAGTTTTTTATTCGGTGCACAGGCAGATGTGATAATGAGTGATCTCGATGACGTTGAAGTCTATTTCGGGGAGGGGATTGCCCCCGGTTCTTTCGGGTGGGTTGTTCCGACTAACAGCAAGTCAGCGAAAGTAGGAATTATTGTAAAGAAAAACCCCGTAGAGTTAATAAACAAATTTATGGAAACACCTTTTATCAGGAACAGGTTGAACACGAGAAAACGCGTAAAATGCAGCCCTGTTCCTATCACAAGAATCCCCAAGAGCTATGGTGAGAGGCTTGTGATAGTCGGTGAAGCCGCTGGTCAGGTAAAAGCTACCACGGGAGGAGGCATTTATTTCGGGCTGCTTGGTGCGGAGATTGCGGTGCAGACGATTATGAAGGCTTTCAGATGCGGTGATTACGGAGAAACAATATTTGCAGAATATGAAAAGGCCTGGAGAAAAAGGCTGGAGCCCGAACTGAAGGCAGGCAAAGTAATCCGGAATATTTTTTCGAGATTGTCGGATCACCATATCAATCTCCTGATCGACCTTGCCAAAAAGGATGGTATTCTGCCGGTGATACAAAATACGCATTTTGACTGGCACAAGGATATCGTGAATTATCTGATACGGCATTTAATCAACGCAAAGCTCTTCGGGAAAAAAGAGGTGCATTCCTGA
- the atpE gene encoding ATP synthase F0 subunit C: protein MKKALTVLLLTLSLMWILAPLCFAEEAAAATTGKSSNVFYYALAALGCGLGMGLAALGTGIGMGTGLGGACEGVARNPGASGKITTTLIIGLAMIESLAIYALVVVLILIFVNPFGKLLQ from the coding sequence ATGAAGAAAGCATTGACTGTATTACTTCTCACCCTCTCACTGATGTGGATTCTGGCACCTCTCTGCTTTGCAGAAGAAGCTGCTGCCGCCACAACCGGTAAAAGCTCTAATGTCTTCTACTATGCCCTGGCTGCACTTGGTTGCGGTCTTGGAATGGGTCTCGCAGCTCTCGGTACCGGTATCGGCATGGGAACTGGTTTAGGTGGTGCTTGCGAAGGTGTCGCAAGGAATCCCGGAGCATCCGGCAAAATCACCACAACCCTAATCATCGGTCTCGCAATGATTGAGTCTCTTGCTATTTATGCACTCGTCGTAGTCCTGATCCTCATCTTCGTGAACCCGTTCGGAAAACTCCTTCAGTAA
- the atpB gene encoding F0F1 ATP synthase subunit A, translating into MEEVLLMDAIIKPEVIPHNVTHAFLVSIILIVLALMVKGSLKLVPKGIQNFIEFIVEQVFKLVDDTIGHHYSRQLFPFIGTIFFFILFCNLMGLVPGFTAATANVNTNASMAIPVFLLYHYFGIKVHGVKYINQFLGPIRTLAGIPLMILMFPIEIIGHCVRPLTLTVRLFGNMTGKHVLLLVLAIISPWFIPTVILGLGLLVSVVQALVFTLLTICYFGGAVEEAH; encoded by the coding sequence ATGGAAGAAGTCCTATTAATGGATGCAATCATCAAGCCCGAGGTAATACCTCACAATGTAACACATGCCTTTCTCGTTTCAATAATCCTGATTGTCCTTGCGCTTATGGTAAAAGGTTCCCTGAAGCTGGTTCCAAAAGGCATCCAGAACTTTATTGAGTTTATAGTCGAACAGGTGTTTAAATTGGTCGATGATACTATTGGCCACCATTACAGCAGACAGCTGTTTCCTTTCATTGGCACAATATTCTTCTTCATATTATTCTGTAATCTGATGGGGCTGGTACCCGGGTTTACCGCTGCAACTGCCAATGTAAATACCAATGCGTCCATGGCAATACCCGTGTTTCTTCTGTATCACTATTTCGGTATCAAGGTACACGGTGTAAAGTATATTAATCAGTTCCTTGGTCCTATCCGCACCCTTGCGGGAATTCCCCTTATGATCTTAATGTTCCCGATAGAGATTATCGGGCACTGTGTACGTCCCCTGACCTTGACTGTACGGCTCTTTGGCAACATGACGGGCAAACACGTACTGCTTCTCGTTCTTGCGATAATTTCTCCCTGGTTTATCCCTACGGTGATTCTGGGGCTCGGTCTGCTCGTGAGTGTTGTGCAGGCTCTTGTCTTCACCCTGTTAACCATATGTTATTTCGGTGGTGCCGTTGAAGAGGCACATTAA
- a CDS encoding tetratricopeptide repeat protein: MKKMMRKMLQAVFVLMIFGSFLSAAFAAAEENPYDRAVEAYLQKDYKTAVTYLREYVEKKPDPYAYYLLGYALYKMKKHAESAKYFDEAYVLDPNISPLSVKKKLEKK, encoded by the coding sequence ATGAAAAAGATGATGAGGAAAATGTTGCAGGCCGTATTCGTCCTTATGATTTTTGGCAGTTTTCTGTCCGCTGCATTCGCAGCTGCAGAGGAAAATCCCTATGACAGGGCGGTCGAAGCATATTTACAGAAGGATTATAAGACCGCTGTCACATATCTCAGGGAATACGTGGAGAAAAAACCTGATCCGTATGCGTATTACCTTCTCGGGTACGCACTTTACAAGATGAAAAAACATGCTGAATCTGCAAAATATTTTGATGAAGCGTATGTTCTTGACCCGAATATTTCCCCTCTCTCGGTAAAGAAAAAACTGGAAAAAAAATAA
- a CDS encoding PBP1A family penicillin-binding protein, whose protein sequence is MKSKIIIILAAISILAGISAGTYLAISMGLPSLEEIKEYKPSEGTKIYADDDVMIGELKAEKGIFVPIGKIPDHMINSVIAVEDSRFWRHKGIDYLAIGRAIIKDILYVGLKEGGSTITQQLAKVMFLTPEKTLKRKLREAVLAIKIEKDLEKKEILELYLNKIYFGHGAYGVEMASRIYFGKSVRDITLIEASLIAGLIKAPTFYSPFNDLAKAKNRQRIVLNRLEEEGYIKRSEKEQAMKQPITLSSMRKGMEANNYFIDYIKKYLEERYGIEKVYKGDLRVYTTLDRNAQTAASRAVQQGLRELDKRRGWRGPVEQKKDVDIEKELKTKELTSVVVTNPGDISNGLVLKVAPREAIIKTRGIIGKLSVEDARWAAKVIDPGKRSSQVLKDFTLSKILKPGDIVKVSIKSIRGSNVQLALEQEPEVEGALVSLEQDTGFIRAMIGGYDFVRSDYNRAIYAKRQPGSAFKPIIYAAALEKGFTPASIIMDEPVTYPGGPGGKWSPANADHKFYGPTTLREALTYSRNVVTVKLVDAVGINNIMDFARRIGIEGDMPRDLTLALGSLSVTPLDLALCYSVFANSGMKINPIAIKYITDSRGRILESNEPEAEEAISPQTAFLTTSLMEDVVKNGTGWRAKSLGRPVAGKTGTTNEYRDAWFVGYTTNLVTAVWVGFDDTRPLGSQETGARAASPVWVFYMKSYSSGDPEEFSVPEGIVSRVIDPATGLLSREDSSGIKEYFREGSEPRLMAPAVTVRKVKEKEINLNFD, encoded by the coding sequence ATGAAATCCAAAATCATTATTATCCTTGCCGCAATATCCATCCTTGCAGGCATATCTGCCGGGACCTATCTTGCCATCAGCATGGGACTTCCGTCTCTCGAGGAAATAAAAGAATACAAACCGTCTGAAGGCACGAAGATTTATGCAGATGATGATGTGATGATCGGGGAACTGAAGGCTGAAAAGGGAATATTCGTTCCCATCGGCAAAATCCCTGACCACATGATCAACTCCGTTATTGCAGTGGAGGATTCAAGGTTCTGGCGTCATAAAGGCATTGATTATCTCGCCATCGGAAGGGCGATTATCAAGGATATTCTCTATGTCGGCCTGAAAGAGGGAGGCAGCACGATTACGCAGCAGCTCGCCAAAGTCATGTTTCTCACCCCGGAAAAAACTCTCAAGCGGAAACTCCGTGAAGCTGTCCTTGCGATAAAAATCGAAAAAGATCTGGAAAAAAAAGAGATTCTCGAGCTGTATCTGAACAAGATCTATTTCGGTCACGGGGCTTACGGCGTTGAAATGGCCTCGAGGATTTATTTCGGCAAGTCAGTCAGGGACATTACGCTGATTGAAGCATCTCTGATTGCAGGCCTCATTAAGGCCCCGACCTTTTATTCACCGTTTAATGACCTTGCAAAGGCGAAAAATCGGCAGCGGATTGTCCTGAACCGCCTGGAAGAAGAAGGGTATATTAAACGGTCTGAAAAAGAACAGGCGATGAAACAGCCGATAACACTTTCGAGCATGAGAAAGGGCATGGAGGCAAACAACTATTTTATTGACTACATAAAGAAATACCTTGAGGAGAGATACGGGATTGAAAAAGTCTATAAAGGAGACCTCAGGGTATATACAACGCTTGACAGAAATGCGCAGACAGCTGCCTCACGAGCGGTACAGCAGGGACTCAGGGAACTCGACAAGAGAAGGGGTTGGCGTGGTCCTGTCGAACAGAAGAAGGACGTTGACATTGAAAAAGAACTGAAAACAAAGGAACTGACTTCTGTCGTGGTCACAAACCCCGGTGATATATCGAACGGCCTCGTCCTGAAGGTCGCACCACGGGAGGCAATCATAAAGACACGGGGCATTATCGGAAAACTGTCCGTTGAGGACGCGAGATGGGCCGCAAAGGTCATTGATCCGGGAAAACGCTCGAGTCAGGTGCTTAAGGACTTTACCTTATCAAAGATACTGAAACCCGGCGACATCGTGAAGGTAAGCATCAAAAGCATCCGCGGGAGCAATGTTCAGCTTGCTTTGGAACAGGAGCCAGAGGTTGAAGGAGCACTCGTTTCATTGGAGCAAGACACCGGCTTCATCAGGGCAATGATCGGGGGATACGATTTCGTCAGGAGTGACTATAACAGGGCCATCTATGCCAAGCGGCAGCCGGGGTCCGCATTCAAGCCGATCATTTACGCAGCAGCACTCGAAAAGGGGTTTACTCCGGCAAGCATCATCATGGATGAACCGGTCACTTATCCGGGCGGCCCCGGAGGGAAATGGTCTCCTGCAAATGCGGACCATAAATTTTATGGACCCACGACGCTCAGGGAAGCGTTGACATACTCGAGAAATGTGGTTACGGTAAAACTTGTTGACGCTGTCGGTATTAACAATATAATGGATTTTGCACGGCGGATTGGCATCGAAGGAGATATGCCAAGAGACCTGACGCTTGCGCTGGGTTCGCTGAGTGTCACGCCGCTTGATCTTGCCTTGTGCTATAGTGTATTCGCAAACAGCGGCATGAAAATCAACCCGATCGCGATCAAGTATATCACCGATTCAAGAGGAAGAATTCTCGAAAGCAATGAACCTGAAGCCGAAGAGGCGATAAGTCCCCAGACCGCCTTCCTTACAACTTCACTGATGGAGGATGTGGTGAAAAATGGCACAGGTTGGCGGGCAAAATCCCTCGGCAGGCCTGTTGCGGGAAAAACCGGGACTACCAACGAGTACAGGGATGCATGGTTTGTGGGCTACACGACGAACCTCGTAACCGCTGTGTGGGTAGGATTTGATGACACAAGACCTTTGGGTTCGCAGGAGACCGGTGCCCGCGCTGCATCTCCTGTTTGGGTATTTTATATGAAAAGTTATTCCTCCGGAGATCCGGAAGAATTCTCCGTCCCCGAGGGTATTGTAAGCCGGGTTATCGATCCGGCAACCGGTCTTTTGTCCAGAGAGGATTCCTCGGGCATAAAGGAGTATTTCAGGGAAGGTTCCGAGCCAAGACTCATGGCTCCGGCCGTAACTGTGCGTAAGGTAAAGGAAAAGGAAATAAACCTGAATTTTGATTAG